The segment TCGAGCGCCTTGCCGTAACGGAGATTCCGCATCTTGACCTGAACGAAAGCCCGCAAATTGCCGGGCGTCCGGTGCTGGGTCTCCATCACCAGATGGGGCTCGCCGTTGTATTTAATGACTTGTCCTTTGCGGATATCGTTGGCTGCGGGCATGACGTTGAGGGAGTTGCTCGAAAATGAAAGGGTCCAGAGTGAGGAATCGGCCAAGAAGGTGTCAAGGCCGCGGGCCGATCAGCCCGGTTTTTAGGCCGGGCAAACGCCGGATGTGGCGGCGGCGCGGGCAGCCGGACCCGCGCGAACGGCTGGCCACATCCGCGCTTGCGCTCCCCGCCGCAGGTTGCCGACACTGATCCCCAATCGTATGAAACAACGCACCCTCGCGCGTGAGGTCTCGATCAAGGGCAGCGCGCTGCACACCGGGGATCCGGTTACGCTGACGATGAAGCCGGCGCCGGTGGACCACGGCATTGTGTTCAAGCGCACGGATCTGCATGGCAGTCCAGAGCTTCGGCCGCGGGTCGACCAAGTCACGGATCTGGTGCGCGCCACGACCATCCAGTCGGGTCACGCCAAGATCCACACGGTGGAGCACGTGCTGAGCGCGCTGCATGGTTGTGGCATCGACAACGTGCTGCTGGAGATGGACGCGTCGGAGCCGCCGATCATGGACGGATCGGCGCGGCCGTTCGTGAACCTGATCCTGCAAGCCGAGCCGGTGGAGCAGGACAAGGATCGCGAGTATTTCGAGCTCGATGCGCCCGTGTCGGTGACGCGCGGCAATTCCTCGATCATCGCGCTGCCGAGCGACGTGCTGAAAATCTCGTGCACCTCGGCCGACGACCGCGGCATCCACACGCAGCATCTGTCGCTGACGATCGATCCGGAGGTTTACCAGACGCAGGTCGCCGCGGCGCGGACGTTCACGATCTACGAGGACATCGAGGAACTGCTGAAGCTGGGCAAGATTCGCGGCGGTTCGCTCGATTGCGCGGTGGTGATCCGGGGCGACAAGATCATCTCGAAGGAGCCGCTGCGGTTCAAAGACGAGTTCGTGCGGCACAAGATCCTGGACATCATCGGCGACGTGATGCTGCTCGGCCTGCCGTTGAAGGCGCACATCGTGGCGACGCGGCCGGGCCATGCGATCAACGCGGAGCTGACCAAGGCCATTTACCAAAAGCTGCTGGAGCGAAAGCAGGGCGGCACGAAGAAAAAGGAAAAGCCGGTGGCGCCGACGATGCTGCTGACCGACGAGACCTCGCTCGATATCCGCCGGATCCTCGACACGGTCCCGCATCGTTACCCGTTCATCATGGTCGATCGGGTGCTCGAGATCAAAGGCCCGGACGAACTGGTGGCGCTGAAGAACGTCACGATCAATGAGCCGTATTTCCAGGGGCATTTCCCGGGCAATCCGGTGATGCCGGGGGTGCTGCAGATCGAGGCGATGGCGCAGGCGGCGGGCATCCTGATGCTCCGCAAAATTTCCTCGGAAGGGAAGACGGCGCTCTTCATGAGCTGCGACAAGGTGAAGTTCCGCCGCGCGGTGCGGCCGGGCGACCAGCTCTTGATCCAGGTGAAAATGACGAAGAGCCGCGGCAACCGGATCGGCGTCGCAGAAGGCCAGTGCAGCGTGAACGGCCAGGTCGTTTCCTCGGCCGAGCTCATGTTCACGGTGATCGACGAAACGGACGTGGAGTGAACGCACGGTGTGATGGTGGCGTAGTTCACGAGTGGCGGGCCGCAGCCCGCCGCCGCACGAGCGCGCCGGAAAGCTGAGCTATGTCTTCCAAGATTCATCCGACGGCGATTATTGAACCGGGCGCCCAGCTGGGCAGCGACGTGGAGATCGGCGCCTATGCGTTCGTCGGCACCGGCACGACGTTGGGCGACGGCACCCGGCTGCATCACCACGCGAGCGTCGAAGGCAACACCGTGCTGGGCAAGGCGTGCGAGGTTTATCCGTATGCCTGCATTGGCGGCAAGACGCAGGATCTGAAATACAAGGGCGGGAACCCCGGGCTGCGGATCGGCGATCGCAATGTCTTTCGCGAGTACGTGACCGTGCACGCGGCGACGAAGGACGGCGAAAACACGATCATCGGCAATGGCAACAATCTGCTCGCGCTGTCCCATGTGGCGCACGATTGCGTGCTCGGCGACGGGATCGTGATGAGCAACAATGCCGGGCTGGCCGGGCACGTCACGGTCGAGAATCACGTGGTGATCGGCGCGAACGCGGGGGTGCATCAATTCTGCCGGCTCGGCGCCTTCGTGATGTTGTCGGCGTATGCGAAGCTCGTGCAGGACGTGCCGCCATTCTTCATCGCTGACGGCGCACCGGCGACGGTACGGACGTTCAACAAGGTCGGGCTGGAGCGCAACGGCTTCACGCCCGAGCAGATCGAGCGCGTGAAAACCATCTTCCGCATGCTGTATCGCGGCGGGCTCAACCGCACGCAGGCGCTGGAACAGCTCGCGGCGCACGAACAGGCGGCGAGTGCGGAATTTCAGCGCGTGCTCGAGTTCGCCAAGAAGAGCGAACGCGGGATGGCGGCGGGCGGACGATAGTCGGAGCGCCACCGCCTAGGCGCGGCGTGGGTTCGCGTGAGACTACGCGTCGGACCGCTTGGCCTTGATCGCAACCGTGAGCGCATGCGCGCCCGGCGCCGTCTGGCCGCTGAGCTGGAGCATCGTCCAGCGGATCTCCTCGGTGCCGAGCGTCAGCTGGGCGGTCTTGATGGCGCCGGCGAGCGCCTGGTTGAATTCACCGTGGTCCGACGTGCCGACAAATTCCTCGATCGTGCGGCCCGACGCTTGGAGAAGCCGTTTCATGCGAAGCCATGCTGCGCCCTTGGCGTAGGGTCGGGCAAATCCATTCTCCGGCCGCCGACGCGGGAACCGCTTACTTTTTCTTGTAAACGGTCGCGGGATCGAAGAGCCGCTCGGCGGTGAACTGCAACTGCAGCGACGAAGCGTCGAGGCTCGCGAGCTTGCGATAGAAACAGGATTTGTAGCCGTTGTGGCAGGAGGCGTTGGCGGCACCGGTCTGCTCGACCTTGATGAGCACGACATCCTGATCGCAATCCGTGCGAAGCTCATGCACGTGCTGCACGTTGCCCGACTCCTCGCCCTTCATCCAGAGTTTGTTGCGGGAGCGGCTCCAGTAGGTGGCTTTTTTCGTGCGCAGCGTGTGGGCGAGCGATTCGGCGTTCATGAACGCAAACATCAGCACTTCGCCGGTGTGGACGTCCTGGGTGATGCACGGGATGAGCCCGTCCGGGCCAAACTTGGGCTGGAGCGTGGTGCCGAGCTCGATGTCGGCGGTGGTGGTGCGGGCGGGAAACGCGGGTGTGCTCATGGATGTTCTCAGACACGGAAGAGCAGTCGCGGGCGGGATTCAATGCCGGGTTTCGAATCGGTGAAACACTCGGATCTGGCAGCGTTGGCAGACTGTGCTGGCACGGTGGGAAATGGAGCCGCGACGCCCTCGTCGCGGCTGAGTTGTAGCCGGGGTCGCTGACCCCGGCCCGGCCTGCGAGGCCGGCTACAAGAGCGCGAGGTTTTCGTTGCGTGGAAGGATTGCGATCGGATTTGCCGCGACGAGGGCGTCGCGGCTCCATGACGGCTGACCAGCGCGGGAAACCATGTAGCCGGGGTCGCTGACCCCGGCCCGGCCTCGGCGAGGCCGGCTACATGCTCACCGCTGCGCGAGTTCGCGCAGATAGTCGTAGCTGTAGAGCCCGGTGCGGTGCCCGTCGCTGAAATCAAAGCGAATGGCATAGTTGCCGATTCGCTCCCAGCCGACGACCTGCACTCCGGGGAAGCGGCGCGGGCCGTCGCCCCCGTACTGGTTGCCGAGCACGTCGCGTTCGCCCTGCGTCTCCGCGCTCGGCGAGGCCGCCCGCAGCTGGTCGAAAGCATAATAGGTCTCGGCGCCGTCGTCCCAAGCGATGGCGACTTCGGAGCCGATGAGTTGGATATTGGTGGGAGTGTGCATGAGCGGGAGAAGGAGGCTCAGAAGTTGGAGCCACGGATAACAAGGGGCGAGGCCGGAAACGGCGGCAAGCACCCCGCATCGATCGCGACTGCGAATCCCCCGGCGGGCGTTGCGAACACCCGGTTCCTGTGTCCGTTGCGTGACCATGGACGCTTCAGAAAAGCCGCGGACGCTGCCGCACATCGTCGTCGTGGGCGCGGGGTTTGGGGGGCTGACCTTCTGCCGGAAGTTCCCCGAGGACGCAGCGCGAATCACGGTGATCGACCGGCAAAATCATCATTTATTCCAGCCGCTGCTGTACCAGGTGGCGACGGCCGGATTGTCGGCGGTCGACATCGCGCAGCCAATCCGGGCGATCCTGCGGCGAAAAAAGAACCTCGAGGTGATGATGGCGGAGGTCACCGGATTCGATCTGGCAGCGCGGAAAGTGATCCATGACCGCGGCGAGACGAGCTACGACTACCTGGTGCTCGCGATGGGCGGACGGACGAGCTATTTTGGCCACGACGATTGGGAGCGGTTTGCCCCCGGGCTGAAGTCGCTCGACGACGCGCTCGAAATCCGCCGGCGCGTGCTGATGTCGTTCGAATGCGCCGAGACCGAATCCGACCCGCAGAAGCGGCGCGAACTCATGACGCTGATCGTGGTGGGCGGCGGGCCCACGGGCGTGGAACTGGCCGGGACCTTTGCGGAGCTCGCGCGCACCGTGCTGGTGCGCGATTTCGATCGCATCGATCCGTCCAAGGCGCGGGTGCTCCTGATCGAAGGCGCGCCGCGCGTGCTGGCGCATTTCCCGCCCGATTTGTCGGCAAGTGCGCAGCGGCAGCTGGAGCGGCTTGGAGTCGAGGTGCGGGTGGGGAAGCACGTCAAAGCGATCCGCCACCACGAGGTCGAGATGCCGGATGGCGAGATCATCCGCGGCATCGTGATCTGGGCGGCCGGAGTGTCCGCTTCGCCGCTCACGCAGCAACTCGGGGTGGAGACGGATCGCGCGGGCCGGATCAAGGTGCTGCCGGACTTGAGCCTGCCGGGGCATCCGGAAGTCTTCGTGCTCGGCGACCTCGTGACCCTGACGGACCCGAAAGGGCAGGTGGTGCCGGGCGTTTCGCCGGCCGCGATGCAGATGGGAGAGCACGCGGTGAAACTGCTGGCGGAGGAGATCCGCGGACGTACCTCGACGACGAATGCCGCGGCCGGACGTGCGCCGTTCGTGTATTGGGATAAGGGCTCGATGGCGACGATCGGCCGCTCGAAGGCGGTGGCGGAGATCGGCCGGCTGCACTTCAGTGGTTATCCCGCGTGGATGGCGTGGCTGTTTGTCCACCTCATCTTTCTGGTCGGGTTTCGGAGCAAATTCTCGGTCTTCGTGCAGTGGGTCTATTCCTACCTGACCTACAAACGGGGAGCGCGGATCATCACCGGCGCAACGGGAACGCCACCGGCGGGCTCGGCCTGAACCGGGCAAAAAAAACGCGCCGGCTTCCGAAGAAGCCGGCGCGGCGTTGAGGGAAACTTCGCTCGCGGGGACGCTTAGAACCGATACTGCACCTTGGCGTAGAGCACGTGCGCCTCGAAGTCGTTGCGGCGCCCGTAGGTGTAGTCGTCGTTCGTGACGTAGCCGTATTTCACGGTGTAGATCATCTGCTCGGTCTGCCGGCGGACCCAAGTGACGTAGAATGCGTTCTGCGTATCCGTCAGCCCGAAAGGCAAGCTGGTGCGGGAGTTGTCGATGTAGTTGTCGGCATCGAACCAGTGGTAGTCGACGAAGACATCGTCCTTCTGCGACACGACATAGCCGGCGCCGAGTGAACCGTTGATCGAGTTGTTGTCGCCGTTCTGGACGAACGGATAGGCCGGCGTAGCGAGCTGGTCATACCTGGCGTTCACGCTGCCCGTGACGAACAGCCGCGCCGTCGGGCTCCAAGTCACGTTCTGGCTGATAATGTCGGAGGAGTAGTCTCCGCTCGGCGACTTGCCGAGACCGGCCATGACGTTGGTGACCTTCGACTCCTGGTGGTCGTAGCGGGTGACCAGGTTGAGCTGGGTCACCGGGCGCCAGGTGACGCGGACGTTCACGTCGTGCGTCTCGAAGTCCTGATCGATGATGTAGGACGGATAACGATCGCCACCGTAGGGCGGAGTGTTGTCCCGCGTGAGACCGTAGTCCGCCATCGAACCCTTGTAGTAATATTGGGCGGCGAACGTCAGGCCCGGCTTGGCATACCAGTTGGCGCCGAACGAGTATTTCTGGACGAAACGATCCAGATCGACGTCGCGGTTGATCGCGAACACGCCGGCTTCGCCGAGCATTTCCTCAAGATTGCCGGTGCCCTGAAGCCATTCAGCCGTGCCATTGAAGGTCCAGTTCGGTTTGCCCGTGTAACGAACCTCGATCTCCTCGGTGAATTCGCTCCAGTCCTTGTCGTTCTCGCCCTCGAGCGCCTCGAGGATCGGGGCGACGGCTGGAGCCGGGCCGGTGTTGATCTCGACGAATTCATCGGTCGCTTCGTCCCGGCGGTTCTCGAAACGGATGCTCGGGCGGATCGACCAATCCTTCCGTGGTGTATAAACCGCGTTCAGGTTGAGGACCGTCTGCTTCACGTCCGCCTTGCCTTCGAGGTTATAGAAGCCCTCGTCACGCTGCTGGCGGCGCGCGTAGTTCGGGTCGTAGACCGGGTCATAGCTCTGGCCGTAGATGCGGCTGCCTTCGATGACCGTGTCCAGCTTGGTGATCAGAGCGCCGCCGGAGACGGTGAGCTGATCGTTGACCTTGCGCAGGTAGAAGCCATGCGCCGCATACAAGTCGTTCGAGGACTCGTCCTTGGTGGTGATGATACGGTCGCCACCGGAATCAAACGGGCGGCGGCGGCTGTAGCGCTTGTCGTCGATCTTGGTCTCGGACACCCGGCCGCCGACGTTCCACTTCTGGTCCTCCTGGGTCGTGTTGCCGATGTCGACCGAGAACGTGTTGGTGGTCTCGTTCAGGTCCATCAACGACGGGGTGATGTTGCGCGTGCCATAGGGGGCGGGGGCATTGCTATCGCCCCACATGGTCGAGTCCTTGGTGCCGTTGCGCGCGCGGTGTTCGTAGCGGGCACGGAGCAGAATCTGATTGGGCAGATACACGCCGGCTTCCAGCCAGGCCCGCGTGCGGTCGAGGCTCAGGTCCTCATCGAAGAGCGTGAAGGCCATCCCGCGGGGCCGGAAGTAGCCGCCGCCACCGTTATACCAGACCCGGAACTGCTCGTAGCCGCCCTCGATATAGAAGCGGTCTGTCTTGTCGAAGCGGAACGATACCCGGTAGTCCTCGTCACCCGGAAGTAGCCGGGCGTCGAATTTGAAGACCGAGTCCTCAGCTTCGCGAGTGAGATTGAAATCCTCGATGCCGGCGAAGCCCTGCTTGGCATGCTGCACCGTGCGCTGGTAGGCGGCGCGGTTGCCTTCCAGGAGCGTGCCTCCGGCGGAGACGGAGACTGTCCCACTGGTGGTCACGGTCTGCGCCAGAAGGGCGGCAGGAGCTAGCAGCGTCGCCAGGATGAGAGAAGAGCGAAAGCGTTGCATGGCGTAGTTTGTAGTTTGAGGTGCTAGAAGCGGAGCGACGAGTTGACGTGCGAGCCGTGGACGGCCTCGTGGCAGCCGGCGGTCCAGCACGTGCCGCGGGTGACGAAGGCGGCGTGGTCACGGCCGCCGATCATCAGCTGGCCGGCCGCAGTCTGCTGCTGCGTATGGCACTGCATACAGAGCGACTGGTTGCGGGCGTTGAGCATCTTGGCGTTCACCGAGCCGTGCGGGTTGTGGCAGCTCGTGCAGCTCTCACGGAGGGCCTCGTGCTCGAAGACGAACGGCCCGCGTTGCGCCTCGTGGCACTTTAGGCAGCTTTCATTGGCACCCATCAGATTGGTGCCGCCGCCCATGACCGCGTCGCCTTCGTGCGGGTTGTGGCAGTCGGAGCAGGTCATCTTGCCCGCCATCACCGGGTGGGCGTTCGGGAGGCTGAACTCACCGCGCTTGTCGAGGTGGCACTGGAAGCAGGTCTCCGGGTTCTTTTCCGGATTGATGATGGTACCGGCGCCGCCGCCGGCCTTGACGTGTTCACTGCCTGGGCCGTGGCAGGCTTCGCAGCCCATCGCCTTGGCGTTCTCGCCCTGCGCCATCAGTTTGGCGTGCGTGGCATCGTGGAAGCCGGAGGTGATGTTCTGGTGACACTCGGCGCAGGCTTCACTGCCTACGACCTTGGCGCCGGGTATTTGCGGCGGTGCGACCAGCGTGCGATTGACCGTCACGCAGGATATGAGAAGCAGACCCCACGCGGCGATGCCGCCGAAGAGCAGGGTGTTTTTAGTCCAACGCAAGCGAGGTATCATAGCCGTGTAGTGTTTGGCAGGTGTAGTCGTTTCGGGGGTATACTTCCCGCAACAAGAGAAGTATCGGAAAAATCGTCAGGGTTGACTGCGCATGGATTGCCGAGGAAGGCGCAGGGCTTGGTGCATTTTTTGGGCACAATGCCTGCGCACTGTCAGCGCCAAAATGCGCAGAGCCCGGCACCCGATTCGTGCTCCCCTTAAGGGGTCATCGGGAACTCTTCGGAAAGGAAGGTGCCTGAGCCCGCAGCGCTCGACCTGAGCGCTGCTCGGAAGAACAATCGCCGCGGAGCCGGTCCGTTATTTTTGTACTCCGCCGTTGTGGCAGTCGGCACAGGTCAACTCGGCGTCGTATTCGCCACCGGGGTGCTCGAACTCGAGACCCTTCGCGCTGAGCAGGGCGAGCTCCTCGCCCTTGCCTTGCGCGATGATGGTGTGGCACGACGTGCAGTCGCTCGCGCTGACCGTCTGGCCCGACGCCGTCTTGTGCTTGTCGTCATGACAGCGGAAGCAGCCCGGCCAGTCTTTGTGACCAATATTGTTCGGATAGACGCGCCAGTCGGCTTTGCGCTCCGGGAAAATCGTCGTCGCATAGAGCGACTGAACTGCGGCGATGGCGCCGGGAAGGTCCGGATGTCCGGCATATTTCTTCGTCAGGAACGCCGCGATTTTTTCGGGCGCCCCGGCGGAGGTGGTGATGTCTTCCTGGGTCATCGCGTTGACTGCGTCGCGCTTGATGTTTGGCAAGGCGGTGCTGAGCGTGCCGGTGAGCAGCGCGCGCTCCACGGCTTCGTTGGCCGTCGGGAACATGTGCGCGGGGCGGTTGTGGCAATCCATGCAGTCCATGACGCGGATCTGGTCCACGGGCGGCTCGCCGGTGAATTCATCGGTGCGGTAGATGCGGCTGGCGCCGGTCTTCACGTTGGTGACGCGCATCCAGGGAATCTCCTGCCGCTTGGCGTCGGCCGCGTAGTATTCGACCTTTTCGTTTTCGTTGACGTGCCAGTGAATGCCGCCCGCGGGACCGCCGGGCCGGCTGGCGTTCACGTGCATCAGCATGCGCGCGGTGTAGGGCGTGTTCTTCTTGTTCGAGAGGAAATGGTCGAAATTGATTTCGATGTTGCCGTGGAATTTTTCCGGCCAGTGGCACTTTTCGCAGATGTCCTGGGCGGGGCGCAGATTGTGCAGCGGAGTCGCGATCGGCCGGTTGTAATTGTCCAGCGCGTACGCGATGAGCTGGTGCGTGCCGTTGATCTTGGCCTTGATGAACCACTCGGCCCCGGACCCGATGTGGCACTCGACGCAGTCGACGCGGGCGTGTTCGCCGCGCTGGTAGGTGACGAATTCCGGATTCATCGCCTCGTGGCAGACCTGGCCGCAAAACTGCGTGGACTCAGAATAATGATACGTCTGATAGCTGCCAAACGCACTGAGCACGAGGAACAGGATGCCGCCGAACCCGAAGCCGAGCGCGATCCGGCGCTGCCGGCGGTTGCTGAAGTCCACCTGCCAGCGGTCCGGCCGGTTCTGCGCGTGTTTGATCGCGTAGCGGCGCTGCAGCCAGGCGCCCCCGAAGAGCAACGCCAGCCCGGCCATCAGGAACATCGGCGCGACGATGTAGGTGAGAATCCCGAGATAGGGATTCTTCTCGCCCTGCGAGAAATCCATCCAGACCAGGAAGGCGAACGAGAAGAGCGCGCCGAGTGACAACACCGCGCCGATGGCGCTGATCCAGTTGTTGAAGGCGGAGCGCGGTTTCAGCGGCGAGGCGGGCGACGACGGGGTGGACATGGGTGCGGGCAGGGAGCAGGAGTGGAGCAAGAAACGCGGGCCGGAAACGGCCCGCGTTCATAAAAAGGGTGCGGCGGGTGCCGCGCCCGACATCAGGCCTTCAGCTTGCGAATGAAGGTGACCAGGTCGCTCATCTCCTCTTGCGAGAGCTCGTCCTTGTAGCCCTTCATCACTTCCTTGCCGGCATCGTTCTTCACGCCGTCGGCAATCGCCTTGAGCATCTCGTCGTCCTTGAGCTGCCCCTGCACGGCCGCATCCGAGTAGTCGCGGATCTTCAGTTTCTTGCCGGTCTTGGTGTCCGCCTTGCCGGTCGCGCCGTGGCACTTCTGGCAGTGGTTTTCCCAGTTTTCGGCAGCCGGAGCCGCCTGGCTAATCGCTGCGCCGACCAGAAAGCTGACGGTCGCGAGCGCGAGTTTGGTGCAGTTTTTCATATTGGGGATCTGATGATGTTTGACGGAGACGCTCCGCCTCGACGCAGCATGCCGGAATAGATCCGATCACGCTGCGCATGGTTTGCTAAGATGCCAGCAATCGTTGTCTTCGCTAGTATAAAAAATGCATAGAGGCGCCCGGCGCGCTCTCGGTCGCATCTCATGCTGTGCGTTTTTTGGCGACAACCGCAAAGACCGCCTAACACTGCACAAGGAATGCGCAGCGAGTCCGGAGGAGATCGACCATCATTGGTCCGTTGCTGCCTTCCATCGCAAATTTCGACGTGCCTGATCTTCTGATCTTTCGCTTTCTCCTGCGAGCTGCTCCGATGCTGGCTTAATCCCTTCCCATGCGTTTTTTCCCCTGCTTGCTTTCCTCCCTGAGCGTGGTCGCCTTCCTGGCCGCGGGATGTGGCGACTCCTCGGTCGTATCCTACCGCATCCCGAAGGAAGCCGCGCGCGCGGCCCAGCCCGAGTCACCTCATGCCGGCATGTCGGCCGGTGCCGGGATGTCGGCGGCCGCGGTGGACTCCGCCGGTGGTCCGGCGTTGGCATGGACGGCCCCGGCACACTGGCGCACGAAACCCGGCTCGTCGGTCCGCAAGGGCAGTTATGCGATTGGCGACGAAGCCTCGCCGATGGCGGATCTGGCGATCACGGCTTTTCCCGGGGATGTCGGTGGCGATCTGGCCAACGTAAACCGCTGGCGGGCGCAGCTGCAGTTGCCGCCGATCGGAGCGGACGAACTGCCGACCATGCTCACGCATTTGGATCACGACGGTCTGCACATGAATGTGGTCGAGCTGGTCAACGGCCAGGGCGCCGAGGCAATGCGCCTGCTGAGCGCGATCGTGCCGTTTGCCGGCGCCACCTGGTTTTTCAAGCTCACCGGCCCGAGTGAACTCGTGGCCGCCGAGAAAGCGGCCTTCCTGGAGTTCCTTGGGACCATCAAACCGGCCGCGCCCAACGCGGACACGCCCGGCGGCGCCGCGACGGTCAACGATCCACATGCCGGACTCGACCTCACCTCGTCGACGGCGGCGCCCCCGATCGCCGGATCGGACATGGCCAACACCGCGGTGACCACCGCCGATGGCCCGGGCTTGAAGTGGACCGCGCCGGCGCATTGGGAAACAAAGACCGGCTCGACGATGCGGAAGGGCAGTTATCTCGTGAAAGGCGAGGGCGACGAGGCGGCGGACCTCTCGATCACGGCGTTTCCGGGCGACGTCGGCGGAGAGCTGGCCAACGTGAACCGCTGGCGCAATCAGCTGCAGCTGCCGCCACTCGACGCCGCCGCACTCGGCAGTGCGGTCACCCGCCAGCAGTCGAATGGATTGAGCCTCACGATCGTGGACCTCGCTGGCGCGGGCGGCGCATCCGGGCAACGGATGCTCGGCGCGATCGTGCCGTACGCCGGAGCGACGTGGTTCTTCAAGCTCACCGGGCCCGACGCGCTGGTGAGTCGCGAGAAGCCTGCCTTTCTCTCTTTCCTGAACACCGTCCAGACTCCCTGATCCATGGCCACGTTCCTCCGCGAACTCCGCGACATTGTCGTTTCGCTTAAGCTCACCGTCGTCCTGATCGCCCTGTCGATCGTGCTCGTGCTCGCCGCGACGCTCGACCAGGTGAACATTGGCATCTGGGCGGTGCAGGAGAAATACTTCCACACGTTCGCCGTGTTCTGGCAGGTCGGCGACGTGTCGCTCGCCGTCTTCCCCGGCGGCTACACGCTGGGCGGGCTGCTCCTGGTGAACCTGGCGGCAGCGCACCTTTACCGGTTCAAGTTCACCTGGCGGAAGGCCGGCATGCATTTCGTGCACGGCGGGTTGATCCTCCTGCTGCTGGGTGAACTCTTCACCGGGCTGTGGCAGGACGAATACCAGATGCGGCTCGATGAGGGCGAAACGAAGAACTATTCGGAGAGCTTCCGCAGCGTCGAGGTGGCAATCACCGACGTGACGAGTCCCGACTTCGACGAGGTGGTGGCCATCCCCGAGCCCGTGCTGGCGGATGAGCAGACGGTGCAGCATCCGAAGCTTCCGTTTCGCGTGGCGGTGAAGGCGTTTTTCCCGAATTCCTCCCTCGAGATGCGCTCGGCGACCTCGACGGAACCGTCCCAGGCGAGCACGGGCGCCGGCACGCAGCTGGTGGCGAAACCGCTTCCGATCACCTACAAACAGGATGAGCGGAACGTGCCGAGTGCGTTCATCGAGCTCATCGGGCCCGACGGTTCGCTCGGCACCTGGCTCGTCTCGGTGCTGCTGGTCGAGCCGCAGCGCTTCGAGTTCGGCGGCCGCAGCTGGCGGATCGCGCTGCGTTTCGCGCGCCACTACCGGCCGTTTTCGCTGACGTTGCTCAAGTTCAGCCACGACCGCTATGCGGGCACCGAGATCCCGAAAAACTTCTCGAGTCGCGTGCGGCTCAACACGCCCGACGGCCAGGACGATCGCGAGGTGTTGATCTATATGAACAACCCGCTGCGCTACGCGGGCCTCACGTTCTACCAGGCTGGTTTCGACAACAACGACCGCACGTCCGTGCTCCAGGTGGTACGCAATCCAAGCTGGCAGCTGCCCTACATTGCCTGCGCCATCATGACCTTCGGCCTGCTCCTCCAATTTGGACTGCATCTGGGTGGGTTCATCCGCCACCGCCGCCAACCCGCCGCCGCCACGCCATGAAGAAATTTCTGCCCTATCTCGTCCTCACGATCGCCGTCCTCGCCGTGTTCGGCGCGTGGCGCACGCCGCGCAATCCGGGCGACTACGACGTGGTCGGATTCGGCGAGTTGCCGACCTTGGTCAATGGCCGGATCAAGCCGCTCGACACGGTTGCGCGGACCACGTTGTTGACGCTGCAGGGCCGGCAACGCGTCGCGGCGCCCGACGGCCGTCGGATCGCGCCGGCGGAGTGGCTGCTCGACGTGCTCTACCGGCCGGACGTGGCGCATAGTTATCAGACGTTCGAGATCGTGCACCCCGACGTGCTCGCGATGCTGAACCTGACGACCGGCCAGGGCGCCGGCGGCAAGCGTTTCTCGTTCCACCAGCTGCTGAGCGGGCTGGGGGAACTCGACCGGCAGGCGAAGCTCGCCGAGAACGTCGAGCACGCGAACCGCTCGCCGTTCCAGCGCGCGGTGGTGCAGCTGCGCAACAACGTTATTCTGTATCAGCGGCTCCAGAACAGCCTGGTGATCGACGGCGCCGACGAGTTCCTGCAATCCCTCGCCGCGTTCGAGACCGTGCTGCCGGCGCGGCAGGCGGCCCTGGCGGCGCAACGCGCCGGGCAGTCGCACGACGCCGCCCAGGCCCGGGCAATGACCCAACTGAACGCAGCCATCGCGACCCTCGAGACGTATGGCTACGTGCTACCGATTCCGCCGGTGA is part of the Opitutus terrae PB90-1 genome and harbors:
- a CDS encoding NapC/NirT family cytochrome c, translated to MSTPSSPASPLKPRSAFNNWISAIGAVLSLGALFSFAFLVWMDFSQGEKNPYLGILTYIVAPMFLMAGLALLFGGAWLQRRYAIKHAQNRPDRWQVDFSNRRQRRIALGFGFGGILFLVLSAFGSYQTYHYSESTQFCGQVCHEAMNPEFVTYQRGEHARVDCVECHIGSGAEWFIKAKINGTHQLIAYALDNYNRPIATPLHNLRPAQDICEKCHWPEKFHGNIEINFDHFLSNKKNTPYTARMLMHVNASRPGGPAGGIHWHVNENEKVEYYAADAKRQEIPWMRVTNVKTGASRIYRTDEFTGEPPVDQIRVMDCMDCHNRPAHMFPTANEAVERALLTGTLSTALPNIKRDAVNAMTQEDITTSAGAPEKIAAFLTKKYAGHPDLPGAIAAVQSLYATTIFPERKADWRVYPNNIGHKDWPGCFRCHDDKHKTASGQTVSASDCTSCHTIIAQGKGEELALLSAKGLEFEHPGGEYDAELTCADCHNGGVQK
- a CDS encoding c-type cytochrome; translation: MKNCTKLALATVSFLVGAAISQAAPAAENWENHCQKCHGATGKADTKTGKKLKIRDYSDAAVQGQLKDDEMLKAIADGVKNDAGKEVMKGYKDELSQEEMSDLVTFIRKLKA
- a CDS encoding cytochrome c biogenesis protein ResB; the encoded protein is MATFLRELRDIVVSLKLTVVLIALSIVLVLAATLDQVNIGIWAVQEKYFHTFAVFWQVGDVSLAVFPGGYTLGGLLLVNLAAAHLYRFKFTWRKAGMHFVHGGLILLLLGELFTGLWQDEYQMRLDEGETKNYSESFRSVEVAITDVTSPDFDEVVAIPEPVLADEQTVQHPKLPFRVAVKAFFPNSSLEMRSATSTEPSQASTGAGTQLVAKPLPITYKQDERNVPSAFIELIGPDGSLGTWLVSVLLVEPQRFEFGGRSWRIALRFARHYRPFSLTLLKFSHDRYAGTEIPKNFSSRVRLNTPDGQDDREVLIYMNNPLRYAGLTFYQAGFDNNDRTSVLQVVRNPSWQLPYIACAIMTFGLLLQFGLHLGGFIRHRRQPAAATP